From Lolium perenne isolate Kyuss_39 chromosome 5, Kyuss_2.0, whole genome shotgun sequence, a single genomic window includes:
- the LOC127298734 gene encoding uncharacterized protein produces the protein MPMALYNRRRGPGSATSTRYSIRRAAGGSSLMARTAASRRRRPRGDDRISALSDDLLFLVLRRLDIRTAVGTTALSRRWACLRRELPVLDFSVDALLPPRYHRWIQLHDQVGKASFPYDRTQVSRELMPNIRRYEHRAMRALTRSVESFLDSAASAVRRRKISRLRLEFFVTPTPSTACMNQLIAQAIDACGVDDLHVVAKPIFWRRAVHNFASHGLCKEPSASRLQSLKLGGCVLPPLHEYGALTTLILQDIPESTPEAAYQGVFTLCQQLQVLHLISCQCSGKVIFVDAPMSKIRELVVDKCRFRRFRLRALPNLESLAFLGPRVYLESASFPRLRNFNLTSCLGVTMRGFREYLKENLKIDHESLLEYMPDITHLILRISGPDRWIVPSRYPSTLLPNLRWLLIADVPSSWDVSWARLLLETAPALEVLHIHIATCIEDPGDKISWKPSKLRHHHLKEFTIVGYEGRERQIYLVNFVMRVCTALRRVSIFKNGHAQNKGHWDWELVTQQHSWTDEEKDSTLMHIMDGVSLSVDPVQLAFG, from the coding sequence ATGCCGATGGCTCTATATAATCGCCGCCGCGGCCCCGGGTCAGCAACATCTACTCGCTACTCGATTCGTCGCGCAGCTGGAGGTAGCTCACTCATGGCCAGGACCGCGGCGAGTCGCCGGCGCCGTCCGCGCGGCGACGACCGGATCAGCGCCCTCTCCGACGATCTCCTCTTTTTGGTCCTGCGCCGCCTCGACATCCGGACGGCGGTCGGCACAACGGCGCTTTCCAGGCGTTGGGCTTGCCTCCGCCGTGAGCTCCCCGTCCTCGACTTCAGTGTGGACGCCCTGCTCCCGCCGCGCTACCACCGTTGGATCCAGCTCCACGACCAAGTCGGGAAGGCTAGTTTTCCGTACGACAGGACTCAAGTGTCACGAGAGCTCATGCCTAACATCAGGAGGTACGAGCACCGCGCCATGCGCGCCTTGACCAGGTCAGTCGAGAGCTTCCTGGACTCTGCTGCATCCGCCGTCCGCCGCAGGAAGATCAGTAGGCTGAGGCTCGAGTTCTTTGTCACCCCAACCCCAAGCACCGCCTGCATGAATCAGCTCATCGCCCAGGCCATCGACGCTTGTGGGGTGGATGACCTCCACGTTGTTGCTAAGCCAATTTTCTGGCGACGCGCAGTCCACAACTTTGCCAGCCATGGCCTTTGCAAGGAGCCCAGCGCGTCACGCCTGCAAAGCCTCAAGCTTGGAGGCTGCGTGCTCCCACCGCTGCACGAGTACGGTGCGCTCACTACGCTGATCCTGCAAGACATACCGGAATCGACGCCCGAGGCAGCCTACCAGGGCGTCTTCACCTTGTGCCAGCAGCTGCAGGTTCTGCATCTCATCTCCTGCCAGTGCAGCGGCAAGGTCATATTCGTGGACGCCCCCATGTCAAAAATCCGGGAGCTTGTTGTGGACAAGTGCAGATTCAGACGGTTCCGTCTAAGGGCTCTTCCAAATCTCGAGAGCCTAGCCTTCCTGGGACCTAGAGTGTACCTCGAGTCTGCCTCATTTCCCCGTCTCAGGAACTTTAACCTCACGTCTTGCCTCGGTGTGACAATGCGAGGATTTCGCGAATACTTGAAGGAAAACTTGAAGATAGATCATGAGTCGCTTCTTGAGTACATGCCAGACATAACACATCTGATTCTCAGGATCAGTGGACCTGACAGATGGATTGTGCCGTCTAGATACCCGTCCACATTGTTGCCTAACCTGAGGTGGCTGCTGATCGCCGATGTGCCTTCGTCCTGGGATGTCTCATGGGCCCGCCTCCTGCTCGAGACGGCGCCTGCCCTGGAGGTCCTCCACATCCACATTGCAACTTGCATAGAAGATCCCGGTGACAAGATAAGCTGGAAACCAAGCaagcttcggcaccatcacttgaAGGAGTTTACTATAGTTGGTTATGAGGGAAGAGAGAGGCAGATTTACCTTGTCAATTTTGTCATGAGAGTATGCACAGCGTTGCGCCGGGTCTCTATCTTCAAGAACGGGCATGCTCAGAATAAGGGGCACTGGGACTGGGAGTTGGTGACGCAGCAACACTCCTGGACTGACGAGGAGAAGGACAGCACACTGATGCACATCATGGATGGGGTTTCTTTGTCAGTTGATCCAGTTCAACTAGCTTTTGGCTGA